The region AAatttatacatatgcatgcactcaaggcctgactagcgcattgggttatgctgctatctggcatctgcctagcagatgtggtgtattatTAAATGCATTTGTCTGAAAGCTGTGACTGACTTctccttgagaacctgaaactgaaactatatttaGATAATAAGATTTATGATTACAGCCGTTGCAGCGTTCAGTTTTGCAAGAGGTCTCATAGTGTGTTCTTTACCAGAGAAGACTCACAAAAATGAAAAGTGATGTGAAATGTGGAAATCTGCAACAACATGAAAAATAGATTTAGGGAGTGAGTAATTTAATTGTCCATCAAAATGGAACAGTGTCTTTGGACAGCGTGTACGTAAAACAAGAATGACTTGCACATATTTCAATTAGGAACACACAATAATGGGAACTTTCTCCTTGTATACTGTCCACATCAGTTTTCAATGAAAGTTTCAAAAATTCATGTTTTCAGAAATGATATTGAATTCAGTTaattatgaatatgtgtgtgtgtatgtttatgcgtgtgtgtgtgtgtgtgtgtgtgtgtgtgcagcaagcgatGATCCTGGATCCGACAGACGAGGCCTTGCATGCTGCCGTCACCAAAACCAACAGGGAaatggcaaaagaaagaaaaggtgtagTGGACCCTCTCTCTAACCACATTGACAGAGTTGCGTAAAAAAATGTTGAGAAGTGTTTTTCATACTAATCACAGTGAGGTAGATACATGTTCAGATGTtggcacatacagacatacatgcatgtaagcttgcatgcacacacacacacacacacacacacacactcttgctctcacacactgactgactgactgaaaccatttattgtcagattaactttttgttgtactgacattttagcaaccatttgaataaatattaactgagcaacacaaagaaaatcacatttgaaaaaaaccccaatgatttgaatttaaaaagaacaacatatttagcaaatcaatttaccaaatttcaataatatcaatatctcaaaaaatgttttaacacacacacatactcacatatgtgtatcccccacctacctcctacatacatccatgcatgtacacagacgcccattcatattcccccacctcatccccctaccccaagtacgccTGTATAGACAAATTTTGATTTCATTCCCCCGCTCCAAGACACATAAGTGTTCACACCAGTGTGCCCaagctctctccttctctctctcgctctctcttaaacacacacacacacacacacacacacactcactcacactgtctctctctttttctctctcacctacactcccacccacacccacacatatacagaaaaaaaagaagaagaaaaaaggatgaaacaaattagaaaaactgaccaattggatggcttttgattaagtcaactgcagtttttgtcagagaccaaccattttctttgctagggtgaaaaacgttGGACATGGTAAATgtaagattaaaggatgtaatcatatcatgaaaatGTGAAACTCCAGATATAtattgagagaatagtacaggcttcagaaacagataTAGGAATATTGTAATTGATTGAAATTGAATTCTTCGATGCAGCTTTCTTGGCACAAAGtccggccatttcgttgccatgaagattagaatgtccaggaacccacaagagtgaaatgtcagaacctcgcataattaactggtggattaaatacaaaattttgaACATAATAACTGCTCGATCAGATGAAGACTGATTATTTAAAGGCATCAATGCTGATTCTGAATCAGATAGTATACAAATTTTTGGAGGCaaaagaggcatatcactaaaaaagatgaaagccatcagaattgcaaacaattcagcagtaaaaactgaacaacctttagttaagtggaatctctttttaatgttaagcttggggattacaaaagcagccccaacttcagagttactactaattgatccatctgtgaaaacacagaGGTAATATTTAAAATGTGTATTAAACAGTTCTTTGgtccgagaggcaataatgagtggacagtcactcttttttaattgtccatatgtaaaaataatatttgcttgctcagtcagccaaggcagATGAAAACAATgtggaattcacacacacacacacacacagagcaaaatatGTAAAGATTCCTTTGAAGAATGaaggcatgctgtgtgtgtgtgtgtgcgtgtgtgtgtgtgtgtgtgtgtgtgcactcgtgtgtgtgtgtgtgtgtgcagttttagcTCGGCAGCCTTACTTGTTCACGGGTGGCGGGGCAGGTGTGGGGCTGTTAGTGGTGTTGGCTGACCAATTCCTGACTCCCTCGCCCTCAGTTCAGGTAAGCTGTTCAACCCCTTTCCACTTTATCTGTCCGTCACTTTTTAGTTTGGTTTAGTTGCTGCAAAGTGTACTGTCATGTGTACATTTGCAAGTGGACTTTTAATTGCGtgaccttctcttttttttttttaatccgtgctttgtaggcagccctactccaTTTTCATGGGTGTACATGCTAAGTATTTATATCTTCTTGTTCCATAACCCACTAAACACTCACATGGATTGAGTATTTATATGTTATTATAactgtttccataactcaccaaataCCAGTATATGGATTGAGTATTTATATGTTATTAtaattgtttccataactcaccaaacacTCACATGTATTGagtgtttccagaacccaccaaaCGTTCATATGGATTTCTGGATCTTAAACATGTGCATTTGGTCTTCTCTAtgcttatacacacaaagggCATTTAAGGCACTCACAGATCTCATATCTATTGACCTGGAAGatttaaaaatctccacccttaaggTAGCGCTAGGCGTAGatttgggggtatttttgtttCTCAACTTCTAAGTAATGTATCACTCTGAAATTTGGCACAAAGAGAGAAGACATCAAAGGTATGCCACACACCAATTTTTAAGTAAACAGCTTGACTAGAAATAAAGTTATGAATATTTTTAATGTTCTGAAGGGTAGCTCCATTTTGCAGACTAGATCTCATAGAAGCTGCCTCTCTGAGAAGTGTCTGATATAACAGAGTTTCACTTCAGTGACCAGAGAGTGCAATTAACACATTAAAGCTTTGGTAAAAAATTTATAATGTTCACTCACCACTCAATCAAAAAGGGTGTTTTTTCAGTCGCAATGACAGTTCACATCTCACACATGTAGCAAGTAAAGTAATTGAGATAGAATGTCCCTGATAGTCTTATTGCACTCAGCAGCCATTTTTACATTAGTACACAAAATTTGGTGTCATTATGctgatgggaagtgtgtgtgtttcgctgcaCAAATATGCAAGTCCACGAAAAATGAACGTTTTGAGAAAATTGCATTTAAAGTTTGGTCTTGTCTCTCCTAGTAGACCAAGGCATAAAACAGGTAAATTTatacacaaatattttttttcaggtgtctgttcataacataaaaagaaaacaaaaacaaaaaacaaaaaagaaagctgtTTTGGTGTTCAGAACAGTCCTGCCCCATACAACTCTCCTCCTCGTTCACACCGCTCTTGACATTCTCGATGCCGGATTGTCTCAATTTTttgcctccttcctttctcttttcctgatgtttttcttgctgctgactgcactctggaaaaaaaaattggtatgtgtttgtgtatacatgtatgggagaagaagagaaaggtgggtgagagagagagagacagagagagagaatgtgtgtgggagtgacttttttggggggggggggagggcatgtacacacacacacacacacacacacactataaacatccacacactccatcacacatgtaaatcacaggagagggagagagagagagaatgaatgtgcatgtgtgagaaactgacttcacacacacacacacaacttcaacatccaaacactccatcacacatgtaaaccaagagagggaaggtgagagagagagagagaggcagagaaagagacagagggtgggggaggatgtcagATAAACAAACTTACCGATTCATTGCATGACGGGCAGTGGAGTTTAGATGTCTTGTTTCGGTttccaaggggggtgggggggggttagtgctTGCCTTTGTCTGCAAAGTGCTGACTTGCTGAGCACTTTTCCCACCTCTCCGCCGCTTCCTAAACTTGTGGAGGGCCCTAACTttaacttttctttcctttgtcattctTATCTTTTCAAAGATTGCTAAAATAATCCAAAATTTATAGTTGTTGATCGATCTGAACAGACACAGATAGCAGACGCtttgcaaacaggaagtcgtttgaGAGCCAATGATAAAGCTCAGATCGGCCACGTGACCGAACCGGCCAATCACTTcaccaacaacaagcaagccagtgaCCCACTTTTAGGCCCTGGCAGGCTGGCTGTGTAGGAATTTTCCTATGCTAATTAGGCTCATGGTGAAGGCCGTTTCTTCCTCTCTAGTTCAGTAGGTCACAAGCCTTGCTTCATGGCGTCGTAGCAACGGTAGGCGCGATTGAAAATGGGCAATTTTTGGATGCATTCGAtctttttttcacaactttctctcacacccactcacaaaaacagctaaaaacacacactttgagtaataattcaaacaaaacacacacatgtaaggctTTATGAAACATTATTCTTGCAAaattcacaacaaacacaaaacacattttttaatgatttttggtcaAAATTCTACCCCTAGTGCTACCTTAACTCACCAGCTGctgtgaccaggattcaaacccaggaccctcagattgaaagtccagtgctttaacctcTGGTTATTGCACCTGTTGATGTTTTTCCATGAATTAAAATTTTTCTGGAGTAGGGTGCTTTGGAAGATTTTCACAGATTTGTTTTTCTGACATTGGGAGCACTGTACAAGGTGTTTATCGGTTTATATTGTTTACATCATTTGTTGTGAAAAAATATATCTGCACTATGAAGCATGTCGGTATGGTCTCTCAAATTCCATCACCAGTTTAACAGTAAGTGCCAAGTTCTGCGAGTATTGTTAGGAACCTGTCAGTACATGTTGTATTTAGCAAAGAGAGCGAAGAGATTTTATTTCACCGATGTTACAAAATACAGCAAATTATTGAGGTGTAGTTCTTTCACTTATTCTTGCACACCACTGCAAACTACCCAAGACTGAGTGAAACACATTCAGTTTGCTGGCGCAGGTTAGTTGTTTCTCTCTTAAGTTAAAGCTGAGGAGTTGCTTTTTGCATTGTTCATTATACAATTTTCTTCAGTCATTGTCATCTGTCTTCTGTAACTCCAGTTCACCCAGCCATTCTGTTTCTTCATCCCAACCAGTCTTAATCAATTCATAAACAACAAATAACGGTAAACTCCTGTGTATGTGACATGTTGTTTTCCTTAATTCTTCCTCCTTTTAAAACTGGTTTCCGTTCATTGGTGCAGGCTAGGTTTTCACTAAAAGAGTGGATCTAGATCTGTGAACCGAGTTTTTGTTTTAGTCTCGCATTCATTTGATACTTTACACTCATGATGTTCACATACCTGAGAAATTTAgcccatcatcttcattatttaATACAATTAATGAATAATATCATTTTAAAGTGGAAAGATTTGATATTGAAGACTATAGAGCTTGTGACTTGCACAAtagtcatgttttttgtttgtttatttactagaTCTTGTGACTGTATTCCATAACATGAATTTAAGACATAATTACTGACTTTACTTTTATTGTTGAAACAGAACCCAGTTTTTCAAGTCATGCTGGTTTCTGCTTTTGCTGCCATAGGATTTGGAATTTTGAAAGCATACAGGTGAGTAGACTCTTTCATACTCAGATTCAGCATTGGTTAATACTATGTTGGGGATGATACAGCCAATAATTCAGAATAGAAGCTCGACAGAACCTGGGTATGGCTCAAGACAAAATAAGGAAAACAGTGTCAGGATTTTAAATTCAAGTTAATTTCATGTATTTATGTTGGTGATTCACTTTTGTTTATCAGCAGCTTTATTGATTATGAGAGGTTTGGGCTGCTTTGGCAGCCACACTCCCCATTTTTCAaggatgtgtatgctgggtaaTTTGCTGTTTCCGTAACCCACATACATGACAGGGATTAATATTGTAGCAAGCCTGCATAAGTCaacctgggagataagaaaaaaagaaaaagtggcaatcatcattttaaaaacaaaagattGTTTCCTGGTAAAGTGACTAACTGGTGTGAATTGCAGAAACGGACGCTATGGGAGGACACAGAACACTGTTACTCCTTTCTTGTGCTGGTCAGAGTCAGAAAACATGATAATACTTTTATTTTCCCCTTAGAAATTCTTATGTCAGAGACGCCATAGTATTGTTCACTTGtaagccctgtttcggcatggtgttgagtGTTTGGGAAAGTCACTTTACTCTGTTTCATTCACtcaacccaggtgtgaatggactcTTGACCAGTTGGAGAAAGATAAAATGgtgaaaggagaggattgggccacaCCTtcttatgctgagccctggacacaatgaATATGAGGCTATGGTGCCTGTAACCTAACCtttttaaccagttgagtgcatATAAGACGTCAGCCAACatcctgcaaaaagtgttgccatagtgcctatcagaagtccactgacatcctgcatatgatccgatttttccttcattggagtttggttcagttcacataaacagactctgaatggttagtttgatgtgtctggattataaagatactatttaaatgaacatacatcaggtagaagaccaaTTTCTACTCGATAgtgatttgctaactgaccatgtGATATGCGTCTGGAAAAGgggggggttgcatcatgtgcaaaaaaaggcaTTGTGCATTAAACTGTGTGCATTAAAGCAAgtggtcacagtcagcagatttgcacaattctgaaagctgtgcttgtgattatggacagctacaacgatggagaaggatctctcttgtctgatgattggtttgaaaacgaaggtgattgacaatggcagtgatgaaactgacagcccatttgatggtaattcagtccgtccatccaatcagacagtgtttttgaacaactggctatgactgacagaatacgtgcagctagtgttggaagagggggaggagagggagaggggtgatgtaagacgataggtcgaatgccagccagaggttgTGAAGTGGGCGTGGCAGTTGGAGGCCAGTGCACTCACAGGTCAGTGCAGACTGCAGGAAATTgacaaccgccaatgctccaCAATTTTCAGGAAACGCAGTGTTGAACCTGCAATGGacgtgaaacacatgctttttgtttttaacgcttttattcactgaatcagatggttgacttggAGGAAGTGGCCAGCTGGATGCACAGTATTACACTTTAActggcccacgtgcaacttgaaaggagtgaatgtcatcaaagaacttcatccTCTCATTTGTGAAAGCTcttagctgtaaaaaaaaaaagcttgccagctcagtttctgagaccgtgattgaccttttacgttgactatacccacctttgtcattgttgggacagtgattctCTGacatgtctgcatgttttatatatatattttttttttataaacttatagcctgttttaatttcttctgcaAGTATAATCAGACAATAGGCATGCTacttctagctgtattttgtttattttctttatggatgtcattatgtagaggtggagatagactttttttgttgcacaaaaattatcttgTCTACAGTCAACCTAATTgggaaaaaagcccagaagcagaatctacattcattttccttcacaaaaacattacTTTCTTTTTGTATCTTCCATAGTTTTTGTGCCAGAGTTTTCTTTAAATTATCACCCCGGAATCCTGAAAATTCCCTGGTAAAGGGAGagcacctttttaaaaaaaaaattttttttttacaaacttctCTGGCACACAGCTGATAAATTTTGGTATGTTGATGTGTGCAGGTACTTAATAGATTCACAGACAGCTGGGTTGTTGGATCCCCCTCCTGATTTGCTAGGTGGTGAGTTTCACTTCATTATATTTTCCTGTaattctgtttattattattaaaaaaaaatatatatatatatcatgatgactaagtcttttttgtttatttttttctaaactgTGTATGGAAAAGCATTTGagatgtttctatgtctgtctctctctcacacacacacacatgcatgcacacatgcagagagagagagagatgtcttagATACATTGTTTCCCATTGCGTCGCATGTTTCTTAAGTATGATAGTTACAAAAAATCATTgtcatccttttttttgtttttgttatttatcTTCTAAAATCAAAGCTGGGCAGCTAtgtttgaggggtttttttttgtttgtttttttctaaatggATCTTATTAGCTTTATCGTTTCAGAAATGAGCGGAAAACCCACAGCCTCAGATCCCCCAATGAGCAGTCCTGAAGAGATACCAGCCCAGAACACTCATCCCCACAGGAAAGGGGGAACGGCTGCAGCCAGACAGCGCTATCGTAAAGCCAAGAGTTGATTGGTCCTCTGCTGTCTCCTTTGTATTGCTTGTTGTGTGACTGGTTGTCAAGTGCCTTTTGTCATGGATGCTGGATATCATGGTAAAGtgaggacaaggacagtctgcaATGTTTGTCACTGCCAAAGAGAAAGTACCGAGATTTGTGACTGTGGGTGTTTTGcatgctttttctttttgtgtatgaTTCTTCAGTAGTTTCTAAAAACTTAAAACATATAATCAgcattatatattttttgttctgAAATAATTCTGGAAGAGGAAGATGGCTTTGAATGCAGTTAAT is a window of Babylonia areolata isolate BAREFJ2019XMU chromosome 5, ASM4173473v1, whole genome shotgun sequence DNA encoding:
- the LOC143282000 gene encoding hsp70-Hsp90 organising protein-like isoform X2, encoding MTKNQAEQLKEQGNAALKKGNAAEAVLHYTHAVKLEPSNHLLFSNRSLAFLKLDQYYLALQDANQVIRLQPSWPKGYFRKGEVEFKAGQYALALMSYKQAMILDPTDEALHAAVTKTNREMAKERKVLARQPYLFTGGGAGVGLLVVLADQFLTPSPSVQNPVFQVMLVSAFAAIGFGILKAYRYLIDSQTAGLLDPPPDLLGEMSGKPTASDPPMSSPEEIPAQNTHPHRKGGTAAARQRYRKAKS
- the LOC143282000 gene encoding hsp70-Hsp90 organising protein-like isoform X1, yielding MTKNQQAEQLKEQGNAALKKGNAAEAVLHYTHAVKLEPSNHLLFSNRSLAFLKLDQYYLALQDANQVIRLQPSWPKGYFRKGEVEFKAGQYALALMSYKQAMILDPTDEALHAAVTKTNREMAKERKVLARQPYLFTGGGAGVGLLVVLADQFLTPSPSVQNPVFQVMLVSAFAAIGFGILKAYRYLIDSQTAGLLDPPPDLLGEMSGKPTASDPPMSSPEEIPAQNTHPHRKGGTAAARQRYRKAKS